In the genome of Synchiropus splendidus isolate RoL2022-P1 chromosome 13, RoL_Sspl_1.0, whole genome shotgun sequence, the window TTTATCCTCAGACCACTCTCTGATCCTCAACAAGGTGCACGAAAGGAACCTGATCACTCAACGGGAGTACAACAACCTGAGGTGCATCAGTGGCGGCACTGTGAGCGAACACATCACTGCGCTTTTGGACAAGATCATGAACAAGGGAGAGGAGACCGCCCAGGCTTTCTTGAGCCTCCTGCAGACTGATGAGGACATTCGAAGCACTTTCCCTCAGCTTAAAAGCATTGGAATGACAGACCTCAGCCGTCGGCGCCTCAGAGACTCCTGTACAGGTTGGAAAATACCCTTCATGTGTCACGAACTGACTCCTAATGttattgaaagtaaaaaaataagtaTGCTATGATTTTCTTTATATCTCTGCAGACCAGCTGGAGCAGAAGCGACCTAAGATGGTAACACTTTTTATGTCTTTACACCCAACGTAGGATTCATACTCAGATACACACTGAcaatttttcttttgattttagGAAGAGCTGTATCCGTTAAACAGCAGCCCTGTTGGTCTGTGCTTGATCATAAACAATAAGAACTTcctgagctgctcccccagaCATGGCACCGACAGAGATGCTCGTGTGTAGACAAGCTCCCGTTCTCTCTCAAGCTGTGGATGGCTCCTAAATTCAGGTTTTTCATCCTACAGAGTGCTTGGGAGAGGTGTTCACTTCGCTCGGCTTCCGCGTCCTGATGTGTGAAGATCAAACGACGGAGCAGATGGATcgatgtctgaagtgcttcGGTTCCTTCTGTGACCCCGCACAGCTGCAGGGGTTGGACTTGATGGAGTTCAGCGGGGGAGGGTTCACTGCGCTTCAGGATGTCCCGAAGCATGGAGATGCTTTCTTCTGCTGCATTCTGAGTCACGGAGACAAGGGTGTCGTCCTGGGCGTGGACTCCAAACCCCTGGCTATCAAAGACATCACAAATACCTTCATGTCTTCCCCTCATTCTCAGCTCACCGGAAAACCCAAAGTTTTCCTCATCCAGGCCTGCCAGGGTCGTCTGATGCAACGGGGGGTGTTGCTGGCGGATCTGTTGGAAGATAGTTGTGAGACGTCCATCCCtgaaaaaacagattttctggTAGCTATGGCTACAGTAGAAGATTATGCTGCGTTGAGACACAGGGTCGAAGGCAGCTGGTTTATTCAAACGCTGTGCCAGGAGCTGATGGCCGGCAGCCAAAGGTAAATTCACTTCACTGTCATTAGACTAGACATTTTTCAACAGTCACAGTTATTCTGTCACAGTAATTCTGACTATCTGAAGCTTGATACCAGTTGTAAATATTTCTGTACGCTTTGTTTCAGGGCTGACGATTTTCTCTCCATCCTCTTGCGTGTCATTAATGGGGTGAGCCGGAAAGAAGGATCCAGCCAAGTCGGTGCTGTGAAACAGGTGCCCGAAGTTCGGTTCACGTTGAGGAAGTCACTTGTGCTGAAACCACATGAGAATTGAGTTTTCATGATGTCAGCAGTCTATTCAAAGGAACACAATCTAGAAAGGCACTGCTACAGCacataccgtattttccggactataagccgctacatTTTTCTTGCGGTCTAAACCCTACAGTTTATATACTATAGGACACAGATTATGAA includes:
- the LOC128770027 gene encoding caspase-8-like — its product is MSARDILRCKKIAIEGTLSSDHSLILNKVHERNLITQREYNNLRCISGGTVSEHITALLDKIMNKGEETAQAFLSLLQTDEDIRSTFPQLKSIGMTDLSRRRLRDSCTDQLEQKRPKMEELYPLNSSPVGLCLIINNKNFLSCSPRHGTDRDAQCLGEVFTSLGFRVLMCEDQTTEQMDRCLKCFGSFCDPAQLQGLDLMEFSGGGFTALQDVPKHGDAFFCCILSHGDKGVVLGVDSKPLAIKDITNTFMSSPHSQLTGKPKVFLIQACQGRLMQRGVLLADLLEDSCETSIPEKTDFLVAMATVEDYAALRHRVEGSWFIQTLCQELMAGSQRADDFLSILLRVINGVSRKEGSSQVGAVKQVPEVRFTLRKSLVLKPHEN